One segment of Carassius auratus strain Wakin unplaced genomic scaffold, ASM336829v1 scaf_tig00216461, whole genome shotgun sequence DNA contains the following:
- the LOC113098255 gene encoding TPA-induced transmembrane protein-like codes for MTDALELKPIQVVCDNNNASSDQTIEVIPGNGTCSDHLRSERNEVSPLLSTPQVTENNSEQHVDGGVDADSLTRPKWSRELRRVKRELNEVVVWKFKLWTVLLFIFITIALVIGISIIVCAVVHDDEDEKYDKSSFVVGRFFRGNFTLDANSFISNSPDEETMRELEKQLIEVYSSSPALERYFYSVTINNLQDTAAQFKLQFMMPLEHEELIRYTLSLKMVKNVLLQHLYDRDTGAPFYIKPTSLHMEVG; via the exons ATGACAGACGCGTTGGAGTTGAAGCCCATTCAAGTTGTCTGTGACAACAATAACGCCTCGAGTGACCAAACGATTGAG GTGATTCCAGGGAATGGCACTTGCTCAGACCACCTAAGATCAGAGAGAAATGAAGTGTCCCCTCTTCTATCAACACCACAG GTCACTGAGAATAATAGTGAACAGCATGTGGATGGAGGCGTCGATGCTGACTCTCTAACTCGACCCAAG tggTCAAGGGAGCTGCGGAGGGTCAAGAGAGAACTAAATGAGGTGGTGGTGTGGAAATTCAAATTATGGACAGTGCTACTCTTCATCTTTATTACCATTGCTCTGGTTATTGGGATCTCAATTATTGTGTGTGCAG TTGTtcatgatgatgaggatgaaaaATATGACAAATCCTCATTTGTGGTGGGACGCTTCTTCAGAGGAAATTTCACTCTGGATGCTAACAGCTTCATTTCAAACTCTCCGGATGAAGAGACTATGAGAGAGCTGGAAAAGCAG CTGATAGAAGTCTACAGTTCTTCTCCTGCATTGGAGAGGTACTTTTACAGTGTCACCATAAACAATCTCCA GGACACTGCAGCCCAGTTTAAGCTCCAGTTCATGATGCCTTTAGAACATGAGGAGCTGATACGCTACACTCTGAGTCTAAAGATGGTTAAAAATGTGCTGCTCCAACACTTGTATGATCGAGACACTGGAGCCCCTTTCTATATCAAACCAACATCACTCCACATGGAAG TTGGGTAG